One part of the Malus sylvestris chromosome 2, drMalSylv7.2, whole genome shotgun sequence genome encodes these proteins:
- the LOC126613872 gene encoding CRS2-associated factor 1, mitochondrial, translated as MLLTKLSRQKPNPLALLLTRHLSNPSKLHDRYSFKPPPSLSPNPQDHNPNPDHIPKKKQKPQYRPLSSLDRTGQKPIHSDLPFDFRYSYTESNPAVRPIGLREPKYSPFGPGRIDREWIGVCAPAVDSKVRSVEGVEDDPKLEEKRRRRREKVQGEPLSPAERKILVEKCQRPKTKRQINLGRDGLTHNMLNDIHNHWKFDEAVRIKCIGVPTVDMKNVCNQLEDKTFGKIIHRHGGVLVLYRGRNYNPKKRPVIPLMLWKPHEPVYPKLIKTTIDGLSIAETKEMRKRGLAVPALTKLAKNGYYGSLVSMVRDAFLCCELIRIDCQGFEKSDYKKIGCKLRDLVPCILVTFEKEQIVVWRGKGYKPREDGYFLPDRELFDSPEGHLGSGAEECDKSESDGNSSLKEFSS; from the exons ATGTTGCTCACCAAGCTCTCCCGCCAAAAGCCAAACCCACTCGCACTCCTTCTCACGCGCCACCTCTCCAACCCCTCGAAACTCCACGACCGCTACTCCTTCAAACCCCCACCATCCCTTTCCCCAAACCCCCAAGACCATAACCCTAACCCTGATCATATCCCCAAGAAAAAACAGAAACCCCAGTACCGCCCGCTGTCGTCCCTCGACCGTACGGGTCAGAAGCCGATACATTCTGATTTGCCCTTCGATTTCAGGTACAGCTACACCGAGAGCAACCCGGCTGTGAGGCCCATCGGGCTGCGGGAGCCCAAGTACTCGCCTTTTGGGCCGGGCCGAATCGACCGCGAGTGGATCGGAGTGTGTGCCCCGGCCGTGGACTCGAAGGTGCGCTCGGTGGAGGGAGTGGAGGACGACCCGAAGTTGGaggagaagaggaggaggaggagagagaaggttCAGGGAGAGCCTCTCAGTCCGGCCGAGAGGAAAATCTTAGTGGAAAAGTGCCAGAGGCCCAAAACCAAGAGGCAAATTAATTTGG GGAGAGATGGTTTGACTCACAATATGCTGAATGATATTCATAACCATTGGAAATTCGATGAGGCAGTGAGGATAAAATGTATAGGTGTTCCGACTGTTGACATGAAAAATGTTTGCAATCAGCTTGAG GACAAAACCTTTGGAAAAATCATCCACAGACACGGTGGTGTACTTGTATTATACAGAGGCAGGAACTATAACCCCAAGAAGAGGCCCGTGATTCCATTAATGTTGTGGAAACCACACGAGCCTGTTTATCCCAAGCTGATCAAAACTACAATTGATGGCCTAAGCATTGCGGAAACAAAGGAAATGAGAAAGAGAGGATTAGCTGTCCCTGCTTTAACAAAACTTG CCAAGAATGGTTATTATGGTAGTTTGGTATCCATGGTCAGAGATGCTTTTCTCTGCTGTGAGCTGATTCGGATAGATTGCCAGGGATTTGAGAAGAGTGATTACAAGAAAATAGGCTGCAAACTTCGG GATCTTGTTCCTTGCATCCTGGTGACATTTGAGAAGGAACAGATTGTGGTTTGGAGAGGGAAGGGCTATAAGCCTCGAGAGGATGGATACTTCCTTCCAGATCGAGAACTGTTTGATAGTCCAGAAGGTCATTTGGGTTCTGGAGCAGAGGAGTGTGATAAGTCAGAATCAGATGGCAACAGTAGCCTAAAAGAATTCTCGTCTTGA